CGGAgcgtgtccccccgtcccccccgtgccCCCGTGCATGCTCCCGCctgcagcgcggccgcccgcgctcggccccgccgcgctTTTTCTGTCCTTGTTGTTTTAAATAGGTGGGACCCAAACCGCCCGGTTTCCTGGAAactctgtttttcctccctccgCCGCCGTCCCGCCGGGGGTGTGCGCTGCGCCGGCTATATAAGCGGCAGAGCGGGGGctgcagaagggcagcagcactggtcccgcccggcccccggcccccactgagccccgcgccgccggcccgcgctgGACACCATGGCGGAAGGTGAGGctgcggcgcggtgcggtgcccGGTGCCGGGATCCCCGACGTCTCGGCACCTGCAGCCTCGGCCGGGGCATCCCGGCGGCTCCCGCTGCTCCGCCGGCGCCCgtcggccccggcccgccccgcggcaGGGGTTGGGGCGCTGCACCGGCACCCGGAGCAAAGCGCAGCCGAAAACGTGAAATACCGAAGTTTGGGGTTGCAGCGAGGAGAACGCGTTGCTCGGCGGCCGGCCGGGCTGCGTCCCCCCGCGCCGCAGCACCCAGCGAAGCCCTGCGCTATTTAAAGCGCTCAGTGCTCCCCGGGAGCCGGTGCCGACGGCCGCAGCAGGAGCAGGCGCGCAGGCTCCCGCCCGGGTTTAAGGACTGAGCAGAAATCGCGCTCCCGGGCCCGTCCCCCTCCCCATGGGCGGCTTTTCGGAGTGAGAAGAGACCCGTCCCCCCCAGACTGCCTCGGGTGCCCCGAGAAGCGGGATGTCGGTGTAGGACAGCGACGGGCGCGTGGTCCTGCCAGTGCGACGCGATGGTGCCAGCCGGGACCGTGCCGCGGGCAGCGACCAGGGCGATGCCACCGTGGGTCCCAGCCAGCCAGCACCaagcccgggccccggccccccgccccaccagcagccccagcccggaggctcccgcggcggcggcaccgctgGCTTCGGCCGCTGAGCCCGCTCTGTGCCCCCCCCTTAAACGCTTTTGTTTATACTGGCAAAGGACGCGTCTGGCTGCAGTGCCTTCGCGGGGCACCGGCCTGGCCGAAGAGGGATGGCTCTGCGTTGCTCTGCATTGCACGGCACTGCATTCCCGAAAGCGGAGCCGAGCGCGGGAGCcggggggccgtgccgggggtgcggggggcgcgggggctgcccggccccgctcaggcggcgctgcctccccagagctgctgctggaggcctGCGACCTGCAGCGCGAGAGCAACGGCCAGGCGCACCGCACCGGTGCCGCGGGCGGCCGGGAGCTGGTGGTGCGGCGCGGGCAGCCCTTCGCCCTCACCCTGCGCTTCGCCGGCCGCGGCTACGAGGAGGGGGTGCACAAGCTCGCCTTCAACGTCGAGACGGGTAAGCACGGCCCCGGCACGCCGCAGTCCCTGGGGTGCCGGGGAGGATGCGCTCCGCTCGCCCCGAGCGACGATGGGCTGCTGGAAGCTCCATCCCGGAGCCGCGCGCGGTCCCCCAAAATGCCGCCCTGCTGCCGGCACAGACGTGCCCCAAGGGCCGTAATGCTGCATGCGCGGCCGCACGGAGCCAAAGCCTCAGCTCCCCCGAGGATGCCCGAGAGCAACGAGCCCGGGGTCGGCCCGCCTGCAGCCCCGCAGGGCGCAGAGGCCATGGGGAcccgtgctgcaccgtgctgcgCTGCACCGTGCCGGGTGAAAACAGGACGAGGGCTCAGTGCAAAGCGGGCGGGCGCTTTGGAAGCGGGCGCGTTGCAGGAGCCCGGTGCAGGTGGCCAGTCCCTGCGGGGGGAGAGGCGGGGGGGCCGCGTGCCTCGCGggggcggaggggacgggcgggagcggcgcccggggccgTGTCCGTGGGGCCCGGCTAGCTCCGCTCCGCCAAAAGGGCAGGGGAGAAACTGTGTCACCCTCATGAGTTCATGAGTATTTTTGGTGACtggccggcgcccgcccgcgctgcagggccagggctggccggggCCCAGGAGCCGGCGCCTCGTCCCCTCCCCGGCGCAGCCAGCTCGCCCAGGTGGCTGCACGCGGTgccgagccccggcgcggccccggccccggccccgcggcgctgaTGTAATGCTCAGCACGGGAACTCTGCAGCAGCGGCCGAGGCCGTGATCGCTCCGTGGGGCTCTGGCCGAAAGCATcccgctgcccggggcgggcggctTTGCAccgtggggctgcccagggccagctcCCGCcgtcctgccccctccccagccaggCCCCacggggccccggccccccccccccccccgcagacccATGCTGGACCGTCTGCCGGGAGCCCGGCGGGTGCCAACGGCGTCCTTGCCCGGCAGGGCCCTgcccggcggaggcggcgggcacCAAGGCCCGCTTCCCCGTCACCGACTTCCCGGACGAGGCGAGCTGGAGCGcggtgctgcaggagcaggacgGTGCCTCGCTCTCGCTGTCGCTctgctcgccgcccgccgcccccgtcGGCCGCTACAGCCTCACGCTGGAGGCCGCCACCGACTACCAGGGCACCAGCTTCAGCCTCGGAGACTTCGTGCTGCTCTTCAACCCCTGGCACCCAGGTGAGGCTTCTGCCTCCCCATCcctggccccatccccatccgcatcccatccccatctccatccccatctccatccctgtctccatctccatctccatccctggccacatccccggccccatcccatcgctgtccccatccccgtcccgaGGGCAGGGCGATGCCCCACGGCCTAGGGGAGCCGCTGGCACCAGCTTCCCTACCACCCCCCCAGCTCCGGGCAGCCCTTGGCACAcctgggagccgggggggggggatgctgccAGTGCCCCAGCATGTCCGGCTTTGGGGACGAGCCCCGGCCCCTCGCAGGGACCTTCCCCCCCGGTGGCGGTGGGGAGCAGGGCGCAGAGGGCCGAGCCAGCGGTGCACAGCTCCATCGCGCCGctcgcctccccccgcgccgagcccccggcgctgcccgtgCCGCGAGCTCGGCCGTCCGAGGGGAGATGTTTGCTCCAAGCAGGAATTTCCTGACGCCCGGGCGCTCTGTGCTGACGCTGCAGAGATAAGGGCTGGGGGGCCTCGCGCAGCCGGCCGGGCTCAGCACCGGCGCTGGCGGGACGTGTCTGTGCACACGCGCTGCTCTGCCAAAGGGATTCCGGTAAACGGCACTTTTTCCAGCTCACACCTCTGCGTGAGCAATAGGGCCTTAATTGTCCCCCGCGCCAGCTCACCCGGTCCTCAGCGGTCATTTCGCAGACCTGGGAGGTTTCTGCTCCCGGGGAAAATCCCAGCTCCATAAAACAGGAGGGAAGTAAGAGAGCAACGAGTGGAGAGGGGGGGAAGGGAAACAAAACCCTCCGAGAGGATCACGTCAGTTCAAAGCCAGCTGAGCTGAAatcctccagcagcttctcccgTGGGAGCAGCCCTGGCCCCTTGCTCCTCTTGCTTCATTTCCCACCGGATTTTTTCATGGGAAATTGCTGCGGTGGCCTGGCACGTCCCCAGGCCGGGGAGGTGGCACGGGGGGATGGGCGCAGCTGCCCTCCCCGGCCCtacccccatccccatccccatccccgtcctgccccatccccatccccatgcccatcccgccccatccccatcccgccCGGTTCCGTCCCCGCGAGCTCCGGCTCTCCCCGCAGAGGACGCGGTCTTCCTGCGGGACGAGGACGAGCGCGGCGAGTACGTGCTGTCGCAGCAGGGACTCATCTACCAGGGCGCCCGGGACTACATCACCGCCAGCCCCTGGAACTTCGGCCAGGTgacgcgggcggcccggcccctgggaccccccggctccctcctgccgggccccgcgcgcccctCCCCAGAGCGGCACGGGCGGCTGCACGGCCCCTCCGCTGCCCTCGGCAGAGGATGCCGCGGCCCCGAGACCGGGAAGCGCTGACTTCCAGCCGGGGGGAAGCACGGGCAGCGGTTTTGCATGGATCATCggggccctggggctgtgtgccgGTGCCCCACGGATGCAGGTGCCCCATGGGATGCAGGCCCAGAGGTTGTGGGTGCCCCATGGGTGCAGGTGCCCAGAAGCAGCCGTGGGTGCCCGCAGCCCTCGGAGGCGCCGGCTCTCAGTTGCGGGAGGTCCTGTGACTCATCCAGCAACGGGAAAGAGGGTTTTCCAGCCCCGCCGGAGCAGGGTTTCcagcggcgcccgcggcccgTGCGGCAGAGCTGCTGCGGGCGGCAGGACGCGCCCGGCGCGAAGCCTCGGCGGATCGTCGGAGCGGCGCGGACGGCAGGATCCCTGGCGCTGGCCTCGCCGGTGGCCGGTCCCGGGGTGGCGGCAGCGCCGGGTCCAGCCAGCTCTcacgccgtgtccccccccccccccgccgctgttCCCCGCGCAGTTCGAGGATGACGTCCTGGCCATCTGCCTCAAGCTGCTGGACACCAACCCCAAGTTCCTGCGGGACCAGAGCCGGGACTGCTCCCGCCGCAACGACCCGGTCTACATCGGCAGGGTGGTGAGCGCCATGGTGagtgccgcggggccccggcgtcctgcGTCCTGCGTCCTGCgtcctgctccctgctcctgctccctgcatCTGCGCCACGTCACGGCAGAccctgccgccgccccgcaggtGAACTGCAACGACAGGGACGGCGGGGTGCTGGCGGGGCGGTGGGACAACCAGTACGAGGACGGCACGAGCCCCATGGCCTGGCTCGGCAGCGCGGACATCCTGCGGCGGTGGGAGCAGTGTGGCTGCCAGCCCGTCAAGTACGGCCAGTGCTGGGTGTTCGCGGCCGTGGCCTGCACCGGTgagcggcggcgctgcccgggggggcGAGGAGCTGCTCCGGCTCTGCGGCGGCTCTGCCagggaggggccggggccggggcggggggaggaaacTGGTCTAAGGTCGAGCTTGCAATAACGCAACGAGCTGCTGAGATGCAAGTGATtcccccggggcagccgggccggggcaggagggCAGCGGCCCTAGGAAAAGCTCCCGGAGCCGCAGCCCCGCAGCTCCGCagccgcggcggtgcccggccccCCACgcgcccccccagagcccccagccTCGCGGGGCTTTCCCCTCGCAGCGCATCCCCCCGCGGCGGGTGCACCGAGCGTGCCCGGGCTCACGGCGGCCGCCCGCAGTGCTGCGGTGCCTGGGCGTCCCCAGCCgcgtggtcaccaactacaactcTGCCCACGACACCAACGGCAACCTGGTCATCGACCGCTACCTGAGCGAGACGGGCGAGGACGAGCGGCGCTCCAAGGACATGGTGtggtgagcggcggcgggggggccgcgccggcggggggggcggcgggcgggggtccggcagcccccagccctcgcTCCCGCGCAGGAACTTCCACTGCTGGGTGGAGGCGTGGATGAGGCGCCCGGACCTGGCGCCCGGCTACGACGGCTGGCAGGTGCTGGACCCGACCCCGCAGGAGAAGAGCGAAGGTAGG
The sequence above is a segment of the Dromaius novaehollandiae isolate bDroNov1 chromosome 16, bDroNov1.hap1, whole genome shotgun sequence genome. Coding sequences within it:
- the TGM2 gene encoding protein-glutamine gamma-glutamyltransferase 2: MAEELLLEACDLQRESNGQAHRTGAAGGRELVVRRGQPFALTLRFAGRGYEEGVHKLAFNVETGPCPAEAAGTKARFPVTDFPDEASWSAVLQEQDGASLSLSLCSPPAAPVGRYSLTLEAATDYQGTSFSLGDFVLLFNPWHPEDAVFLRDEDERGEYVLSQQGLIYQGARDYITASPWNFGQFEDDVLAICLKLLDTNPKFLRDQSRDCSRRNDPVYIGRVVSAMVNCNDRDGGVLAGRWDNQYEDGTSPMAWLGSADILRRWEQCGCQPVKYGQCWVFAAVACTVLRCLGVPSRVVTNYNSAHDTNGNLVIDRYLSETGEDERRSKDMVWNFHCWVEAWMRRPDLAPGYDGWQVLDPTPQEKSEGVYCCGPAPVKAVKEAELQLRYDIPFVFAEVNADVVYWVVTQDGSEKRTTHSSFVGKNISTKSVGRDSREDITHLYKYPEGSEKEREVFAKAEHEKSYTSEEDEGLHLKIKLSEGANNGCDFDVFAVVRNNTDAERVCRLMICARTASYNGTAGPQCGMKDLLNVTLAPRAETRVPLRVIYEQYGAHLTQDNLIKVVALLTEYQSGDVVLAVRDVYVQNPEIRIRVLGEPMQGRKLVAEVTLTNPLGTALSDCVFAVEGAGLTQGQRLQRLQEPVEPGAEARARVDLVPQQPGLHKLVVDFESDKLRGVKGYRNVIVAPPPK